Genomic DNA from Melospiza georgiana isolate bMelGeo1 chromosome 3, bMelGeo1.pri, whole genome shotgun sequence:
GTGCAGCTCAGTTGAATATCTGATTCTGGGAAATTCAAGGTGTAAATCTTGTCATGTTCAATAAGAAGtttcagagtcacagaatcacaactAATGCACTTTATTGTAGAAATACAAATTTGGAATTGCTACTAATAAATCCACTCACTGGACTAgctctaaaaatatttatgaaagaagaagaaaataaggaagAGCAATGGGTAATTCATTAAGGTTAACTTCACCTCTAGGTAGGCCTGTGAACAGAATTTCACCACGGTGCAATCTGACAAAATCAAAAGCGTAAATTGTTACAAAGAGGTGTTCCCTGCATTGGGGAGGAGAGCAAAGCAATCCTGTTGTCCTGTCTGCACAGTGGGGTGATAGTCTCATCCTCTGCCAGGGAGGATTTGAAATGCCAGATTGATACTTTTGGGAGAAACACAGGAGGCTGCAGTCAAAACACCTCCTTGCTGCCATGGTGAATGGTGGTGGGCAGCCAGCTGCTGTGGAGGTGAGGGATACCCAGGGTTCTGATTGCAAAGGCTGTGAgtcctgggcaggggctgaatACTTAATTAGCATCACTCCCTCTTCCACTGAGCCCAGGTAGAGATAAAGGGGCTCTGCCCCATGATCCATCACCCCACCAGCAGACTCTCATGCCCAAATTAATCCCTTCACCACACAGGGGCTTGCTTTGGCATAGTTCCTACCATCAGGGCTATATGACTTTGTTTATAACAAAAATGTATCTCAAAGTTTAGCTGAATCTATATATGATAATAATGCAATATGATAATAAAATTTAGCTCACAATAATTTAGCTCAAAGACACTAATGAAGTTGTTGTAACTTGGATGTTGAAGACTGAACGTCAGTATCATCTACactgcctggagagctgcatccGAAATGAAATTACTTGTTTTCTACAGTAAAAGATAAACATTTTGCATGGGCTCCAGCTTCTCTCAGTTCCTACTTCATGAAAAACTCCCCCTTCACACCAGAGAGAAACTTCAGCAGTGCTTTTTCCAGCTTGGGATTGCTGAAAATCAGAATAAGGGAATGAACACCTGGAAAAGCatacaaatatatgtatataaggAGTGTcatgatattttctttctttgtgtcaTAAATTATTGTCAAGATCAAACATACAAAGTTGATGCTGTACATCACTAAGAAGGAGAGGACAGATTTCATGGCTCTGATGTGGGCATCCATGCTGAGGTCCTTCATGGAGTTGGTCTGCATTGTGCGCTTGTGTctccagagagaaaagagaagggaaacagcagaaaaggtGACTACCATGAATGGGGCAGCAAATACAAGCCcagcaagaaaatgaaaagggaaaagatgTTTATCCTTCCTGATAGTTACTTCCCAAAAATTTCCTTGGCTGGTTAAAGTGATGTTGTTCTTCTGCAGAGTTTCACCGAGGACATAGGTGACAATGATCATAGCCAGGGCAAAAATCCCTGTCCCCAACAAGAGCCAGGGCACCATTCTGTCAACTTTTACTTTCAAGTAGATGAAGAAGCTGTTCCTGAAATTGGCAATTTTTATGCAGTAGAAACCACAAAGACAGGCTGAGATCCACAAGTTGGAATAATTAAAAGACGTTGCAAACGATGCAAGGACTTTAAGTATGgtttgaaaatgaagaaaattgggaaagatttttgacAGGAAGTGGTAAAGCcatgcatcacataaaaaggaaatcctggagcatcccagaaGCAGCAAGATCTTCTCATTGGAGTTCAGGGTTTTCTTTTTGACCCAGGCAATGCAAAGCACACAAACGATGAAAGCATTTATCCACATGCCAGCAAACACCTCCAGGGTGATGATGGCCAAAGCCATGGCCCCATAGGA
This window encodes:
- the LOC131081885 gene encoding taste receptor type 2 member 9-like, with the protein product MEACHPPQQSNGTSYGAMALAIITLEVFAGMWINAFIVCVLCIAWVKKKTLNSNEKILLLLGCSRISFLCDAWLYHFLSKIFPNFLHFQTILKVLASFATSFNYSNLWISACLCGFYCIKIANFRNSFFIYLKVKVDRMVPWLLLGTGIFALAMIIVTYVLGETLQKNNITLTSQGNFWEVTIRKDKHLFPFHFLAGLVFAAPFMVVTFSAVSLLFSLWRHKRTMQTNSMKDLSMDAHIRAMKSVLSFLVMYSINFVCLILTIIYDTKKENIMTLLIYIYLYAFPGVHSLILIFSNPKLEKALLKFLSGVKGEFFMK